The Tautonia marina genomic interval ATCACTGCCCAGGAGATCGAGAACTTCGTCACCAAGGCCAACACCATCGGCATGCCCGAAGCGGGTGCCATGGCTCGGTTGCTCGGTGGCACGGCCCGACCGCCTGGAGAAGACCCGGTCAATGGACCACGGAACTTCATCACCTCTGGGGTCTTTACCGATGAAATCGCTCCGCTCGGCCTGACCAGTCAGCTGGAACAGCCTGGAGAGCCGAACGTCTATCAGCGCCGGTTTAATTTCTTCGATTACTCGGCGGACGGGAAGCTCGACGGAGTGGTTTCGGTTCAGCAGTTCGAAATGCTGGCTCACACCCTGCTCCCGGCTCCAGACAGCTTCGTGATCACCGATCGCCAGCGCGGCTCGGCCGGTGGTTATCTGATCGACGGAACTCCGGTTCGGAACTGGACGGACCTGCAACGACTGCTGCCGACCTACGCGTTCGTGCCTCAGCAGATCACGCAGCGATTCCGGAACTTCACCCCCAACCGCTTCGGGATTAACCGGGGAGTGGGTGTGAATGATCCGGGCGCCGGCCCGTTCTATGCACTCTTCCAGACTGAACCGGGCCAGCGACCGGCACAGTCACCCGGTCGGACTCGCCCCGAACCGGTTCAACCACCGACCAATCCTCGCCCGGCTCAGGACGATGTGGCCAACCCGGTCACACCTCCCGTGGCAACCCCGACGACTCCCGAACCCCGGCCTCCGTTCACGGCCTCGGAGATCAACATCGGATCGTTCTACGATCGCTACCTCAACGTGGCCCAGCGGACCATCCGGACTCCCGGATCGCTCACCACGGCCGCCTCGACCACCGAGGGGGAGAATGAGTCTTCGGCCTCTGTCCAACGCGATCCAAGAGCCTTCGATCTGATCCTCGGCCAGTTCGGCGAACAAACTGACAACCCGAGGGTCCGGTCTGCCCTCTCCCGGCTTCGACCTGACCAAGGCTGATGAGCAGCAGTTAATCGTCTCATCAGCAACTCCAGCCTCGCGAGCCGGTCGGCCCTTGCAAGAGGGTCGTCCGGCTCGTTCTACGTGACCAGCCGACTGATTTCGGACTGACTTCTTGACCAGACCTCCCGCCGAGTCGTCTCATAGAGCCGACCGCCGACTGCCGGACTCGTCTCCTGCTCCGAGGTCCGGACTCCGTGTGTCCGAAGACCACATCTGCCGAACAGTCGAACCCAGGCCGGAATGATTGATGAACCCCACCGACGATCCCTCGAACACCGAAGTTGCGACGTGGGCCGCTCGCGTCAAGCAGGAAATCGACAAGGTCTTCGTCGGCCAGCAACCGCTGGTTCGAGGGGTCCTGATCGCCTTGCTCGCTCAGGGGCATGTCCTGATTGAAAGTGTGCCTGGCCTCGGAAAAACCTTGCTCGTCAGAGTCCTTGGGAGAGTGCTCGGGTGTCGATTCAACCGAATTCAGTTCACTCCGGACCTGATGCCTTCGGATATTACTGGGACTTCCATCTACGAGGAACATACCGGCGCCTTCCGATTCCGACCTGGCCCTGTTTTCACCCAATTACTCCTGGCCGATGAGATCAACCGCTCTCCAGCCAAGACTCACGCGGCCCTGCTGGAAATCATGCAGGAAGCGCGGGTCACGGTCGATGGTCAGGCCCATCTGCTGGAGCCTCCCTTCCTGGTCATGGCCACGCAGAACCCGATCGAATCGGAGGGTACGTATAACCTTCCCGAAGCTCAGCTCGATCGCTTTCTTTTCAAACTCGTGGCCGATTATCCTTCCTCGCGAGAAGAAGCCGACATCCTTCGTCTTCATACCGAGGGCCGTAGCCCCGACTCGATCCTCACCGAGCAAGTGGCGACTGTCACCTCTCCGGCTGAAGTCCTCGACATGCAACGGCGCTGCGGCGACATCCTCGCCGACGATCGACTGATCGAATACATCACGGCCATTGTGCGACGGACCCGAGAATGGCCGGCTTTCTCCATCGGGGCCTCTCCGCGAGCCGGCGTGGCAATGCTTCGGGGGGCTCGAGCCTCAGCGGCCCTTGAAGGCCGCGATTACGTCGTGCCGGATGATGTCGTCGATGTTGTCCTCCCGGCGCTTCGACACCGGGTCATTCTGACCCCCGAGGCCGAGATCGAGGGACGACGCGTTGATGATTTGCTGGGCGAGCTGCTGCGATCGGTCGAAGTTCCAAGACAATAACACTCACCCGTTTCACGAACCATTCTCGGGTGGGACAAACGCCCAGGCATGGCTCCCATCGACCTTGGGACCCATCAATTCCGATCCGATCCCCCCATCAAGGTCGCCACACGGGCCTTGGCATCGCCCCACTCGTCCTTGACCGATTGCCCCAGGTATCCGTGCGCCATTTGGTCGATGAACGATTCAAACGCAGGGGTGCAGAGTTCTTCAGCCGAGTGTGCCATGATGACCACTTCTCGAAACCCGGCACCGGCAAATCCGGCCGAGACCCGAGGGGCATCACAGAGGACGGGAGTTTTCAGGGACTCGAACGGTTCGAGCCCGAGCTCCTCCTGAATTCGGTTCAGGTTCTGAGACTGCCTCACCGGCACACGGAAGCGAAGCGTGACCACCCATTCCTGACCCGTACTCGCTTCAAAGAACGGCGGAGTCATCCGTGGCGCATTGGGTAAGCAAACGCGCACGAGGGTGCGTTTCGACCAGTCCGGTTCATCGAAGGAACGTAGCTGCTTGAGCCGATCGACGATGAAATCGAGAATCCGGCCATCCCAACGAGCCGGCTTCCCGGTGCGGGTCAAGCGATCCTGAGTATGCCAGCGCCGGCCATCGCTTTCCCAGGGAGGGGCGATTGCCTCAACCTCCCCGATCGATTCCGCCACCCGACGCGCGTCAGCCAGCTCCTTCCGAGCCTCGGCGACGGGATCGTAGACCTTCCGAGGAGTGAGCGGCCCCGCTTCCAGCACTGGCTTGAGCACCTTGCCGGTCAAAGTGATGGGATTGGCGACGATCACCTCAGGAGGCCCAACGGCGACGACCGAACCTCCTTGTTCTCCCGCTTCCGGGCCAAGGTCGATGACCCAGTCCGCGGTCTTGATCACATCAAGATGATGTTCGATGATCACCACCGTATTTCCAAGATCCGCAAGGCGATGAATGACATCGAGCAGTTTTCGAACATCGTCGGAATGTAAGCCGGTCGTCGGTTCATCAAGAACATAGAGCGTCCGGCCGGTTTGTGGTCGGGCGAGTTCGGCGGCAAGCTTGATTCGCTGTGCCTCCCCTCCAGAAAGGGTAGGTGCCGACTGGCCCAGCGCGACGTATCCCAGCCCCACATCATGCAATGTTTGTAAGACACGGCGAATCTTGGGGACCGCGGCAAACAGATCAAGCGCCGCATCAACCTTCATGGTCAGAACATCGGAGATCGACTTGCCTCGATAGGTGACGGCCAGGGTTTCACCGGTAAATCGGGCACCTCCGCAAGACTCGCAAGGCACCCAGACATCGGGCAGGAAGTGCATCTCGATCCGGGTTTGTCCTGCTCCTTCGCAGGCTTCACAGCGACCGCCCGGAACGTTGAAACTGAAGCGGCCGGGGCCGTATCCGCGAATTTTCGACTCTGGCAGCTTCGCAAACAGTTCCCGGATCAGGTCAAAGACTCCAGTGTACGTTGCGGGAGTCGAGTTCGGAGTGCCTCCAATCGGCGTCTGATCCACGCCGATCATCTTGTCGATAAGCTCGATTCCCTCAATTGCGTCGTGCAAGCCAGGCACCACTTGCGATCGGTGAAGGTGCTGAGCACACGCCTTCATCAGAATATCTTCGACCAGAGAGCTTTTCCCGGAGCCACTGACCCCCGTGACCGCCGTAACAACACCGATCGGGAACGCAACGTCGATTCCCTTCAAGTTGTGGTGTCTCGCATTGCGAATCACCAGGGCCGCTCCCTCCGGGTTGCGTCGATTCGACGGAACCGGAATCGAGGCGCGACCGCTCAGATAGCGCCCCGTCAACGACTTCGAGATGTTGCGAACCTTGCTCGGCGGCCCCTGCGCGGTGATCCGACCGCCGAGGTCGCCGGAACCGGGTCCGAAATCGAGCAGATGGTCGGACGCCTCAATCACTTCACGATCGTGCTCAACGAGCACCAGCGTGTTGCCGAGATTCCTGAGATGCTGAAGTGCTTGCAAGAGTCGAGCATTGTCTCGCGGATGCAGACCGATCGTCGGCTCATCGAGCACATACAAAACGCCGGTCAGGCCACTACCGATCTGGCTGGCCAGACGAATCCGTTGGCTTTCCCCTCCGGAAAGAGTCGGGGTTGATCGAGCGAGCGACAGATAATCCAGCCCAACATCGACCAGAAATTTCAATCGATCGCGGATTTCCCGAATCAGGTCGCCCGCAATGTGCCGCTCATCTGCGGAAAGCTTAAGCTTTTGAAAAAATGAGAGCGCACGGCTGAGCGGCCAGTTGCTCATCTGATCGATCGTAAACTCCTTGAACCGAACCGCGGCCGCGTCGTCTCTCAGCCGTCCCCCCATGCACGTCGAGCAGGAGGTTTCGGCCACCATTCCGCGGAGCTTTGCCCGATAGAGGTAGGAGAGCCGCCCCGCCTCCTCCAGCGCAGGGAAAAGGCCCTTGTACTGGAAGCGAAAACCTCCGGCATCTTCCAGTGGCGGCACGTCGAACCAGGTCGCATCCGTACCAAAGAGAATCATTCGGCGATGACGGGCTTCGAGATCCTCAAAGGGAGTTTCGAGATCGATTCCCAACCGATCGGCCAGTCCGGCGATCATCCGGGCGAACATCGGGTTTTCGTCGAACGAGGGCCAGACTGCCACAGCCCCTCCGCGAAGACTCTTACGACCATCGGGAATCAGGGCCGCCGGATCGGCACCAAGTTGGACTCCCAGGCCTTCACACGAGGGGCACCAGCCAAGCGAGCTATTGAACGAGAAATGATGAGGCGACAATTCCTCAAAGCTTCGTCCGCAGCCATCACAGGAGCGATGTTGACTGAAGCGACGGATGGGCCAGTTCGCCTCGTCAATCTCCTCCGAGACCTTGGCGACGTGGATCACCCCCCGCCCCAAATCCAGGGCTGCCTCGACCGCGTCGGCCAGTCGAGAGCGGGTCGAACGTCGGATGATTGCCCGATCGATCACAACCTCGATCGAATGCGATTCGCGACGGTTAAGCTGGGGAGGGGATTCGAGGTTGTGGGAGACGCCATCGACTCGAACCCGCACAAACCCGGAACCGCGCAGGTCGTTCCAGAGCGTTTCATAATCCTCCCCCTCATTCCGATCGAGGGGGGCCATGATGTAAACGCGAGTTCCTTCAGGATGATGGAGAATCTTCTCGACGATCTCGTCAGAGGTCTGCGTGCCCACCGGAATTCCACACGCTGGGCAATACATATGCCCAAGTCTTGCGAACAAAATGCGCAGGTAATCGTGGATTTCCGTTACAGTCCCCACGGTTGATCGGGGACTTTTGCTGGTGGTTTTCTGTTCGATGCTGATCGCGGGAGATAGCCCTGTAATCCGCTCGACCTTGGGTTTCTGCAACGGTGCGAGGAATTGCCGAGCGTAGCTGGAGAGGCTTTCGACATAGCGTCGCTGACCTTCGGCATACAGGGTGTCCATGGCCAGCGAGGTTTTTCCCGAGCCGCTCGGCCCACTGCAGACCGTCATCTGATTCCGCGGAAGGCGAACGTTGACCCCCTTCAGGTTATGTTGCGAGGCCCCCTCGATCGTAATCGCACTGAGTTCGCGGGTTGGTCGACCCTTGACGGATCGCTTTGGTGATTTTCCCCTGGTGGACGGAGAGGAACGCCTCGAATCGGGCCAGAGAACCCGGGCGAGTGCTTTTCCGGTATGACTGTCGCGGACCTTGGCGACCTCCTCGGGCGTTCCTTCCGCAACAATCCGCCCTCCACCGGCCCCGCCTTCGGGGCCAAGGTCGAGAATCCAGTCGGCGGTCTTGATCACGTCGAGATTGTGCTCGATCACTACCACGGTGTTTCCTTGCTCGACGAACCCGTGGAGCACGTCGAGCAGGCGCCGGATGTCTTCAAAATGGAGGCCGGTCGTGGGTTCATCGAGGACATAGAGCGTCTTGCCGGTCCCCTTGCGTACCAGTTCGCGGGCCAGTTTAATTCGCTGGGCTTCGCCGCCGGAGAGGGTTGGCGAGGGTTGGCCAAGTTTTAAATAGTCGAGGCCGACATCGTGCAAGGTCTTGAGCATCACCCCAATTTTTGGAACGTTCGCAAAGTGCTCAAGTGCCTCTTGAACATCCATCTCGAGGACATCGCTGATGCTCTTGCCTTTGAACCGGCAGTGAAGCGTTTCGCGGTTGAATCGCTTCCCTTCGCAGACAGGGCAGGTGACCCAGACATCGGCCAGGAAATCCATCTCGAGCTTGTTCGACCCGTTCCCCTGGCAGGCTTCGCAACGACCTCCAGGGACGTTGAAACTGAACCTTCCGGGCTTGTAGCCTCGGGTCTTCGAGTCGGGGAGCTTCGTGTAAAGATCTCGGATTTCGTCGAAGAGCTTGATGTAGGTTGCCGGATTCGATCGAGGGGTTCGACCAATCGGCGACTGGTCGATATCAATGAGCTTATCGAGCTGTTCAACTCCTTCGATTCGATCGTGCAGACCCGGATCGGTTTTTGCTCCGTTCAGATCGCGTGAAAGCGTCTCCCGGAGAATCTCACCAATCAACGAACTCTTTCCCGACCCCGACACGCCCGTCACACAAACAAACCGGCCCAGGGGGATTGAGACATCGATGGACTTCAGGTTGTTTTGTCGCGCCCCAACGATCCGCACCACATTCTCTGAGAGGCCCCGTCGCTGGGTTGGCACCGCGATCGACTTCCGGCCCGAGAGGTACTGCCCGGTCAGACTGTTGGGATGTTTGGAAATTGTTGCCAGATCGCCCTGGGCAATAACCTCTCCCCCTTTGATGCCGGGGCCGGGACCGAAGTCAATTATCGAGTCGGCCGCGCGCATCGTGTCTTCATCGTGCTCGACGACGACAACTGTATTCCCGATGTCTCGAAGCCGTTGGAGCGTGGCGATCAGGCGATCATTGTCTCGCGGATGCAGCCCAATTGAGGGTTCGTCGAGAATGTAAAGCACCCCGACCAGCCCGGCCCCGACCTGACTGGCCAGCCGAATTCGCTGAGCCTCTCCCCCGGACAGGGTCGGAGCCGAGCGATCGAGCGTTAGGTAATCCAGACCGACATCCGTCAGGAACCGCAATCGCCCTCGAATTTCCTTGAGCAATTCCTCGGCAATCGTCAGTGATCGTGCATCCAGTGGCTCGGGCTCGTCGGAGCGTTCGGCCTTCCCCGTCCCACTGAGACGCTCGAACCAGCGTGAGAGGGTTCCTAGGTCGAGGGCTTCCAGTTCGGGCAAGGAGCGATCGCCGACCCGGACAGAGCGCGCTCGCGAGTTGAGGCGGGCTCCGTTGCATTCGGGGCAGGTCATGCTCCTCATGTACGGCTCGAGCCCTGCTCGGTGCGGACCTCCCTTGGAATGCTGGTACTTTTCCAGGAGTTCGTTGGCGATGCCTTTCCAGGTTCCCGGGTGAGCCCATTGGCGGCTCCGACTCTTCCATCGGTAAACGATGACCCGATCGCCGGTACCGTACAGCCAGGCGTTCTGGTACTCGGGAGCCAGCTCTTCCCAGGGGGAACGAAGCATCGTTCCCTTCTTCGGTCCACCCTCGTCGGCTTCGAGGTTCGAGGCGAACCCCTCGAAGAGGTGCCGCTTCCACTTGCCGAGTTTCTTGACCGGCCCAAGCGGAGCAATGGCCCCCTCCCAGACCGACAGGGTCGGGTCGGGCACGAGCAGGTCAGCGGCAAAGTCGTGGCGAATGCCGAGCCCATCACACGAGGAACACATCCCCTGCGGACTGTTGAAGCTGAACAGTTGCGGACTTGGCGCATCAAAGCCGATCCCGCACGGCACACAGGCGTACCGGGAGGAGAGGACCAGATCCGGCTGATCCTCGATCGCCACGATTACCGTCTCGCCACCAAGCTTCAAGGCAGACTCGACCGCCTCGGCCAGTCGCGATCGGACCGAAGGCCCAAGCTTGATCCGATCGATCACGACCTCGATCTCGTGCTTCACTTGACGATCAAGGGCCGGAGGATCGCTGAGAGCGATAATCCGGCCATCGACCCGAGCCCGAACATAACCCGCGCGAGAAAGATCGGTGAAGAGATCGCGATGTTCCCCTTTCTGCCCTCGGATGATGGGAGCCAGCAGGGTAATGGGCGTTCCGCTCGGTTGATCGAGAATTTGAGCAACAATCTGTTCCCGGGTCTGAGCCGAGACCAGCTGCCCACACGCCGGACAATGCTGCCGGCCAACCCTCGCGAACAGGACGCGTAAATGGTCGTGGATCTCGGTGATCGTTCCAACCGTGCTGCGCGGGTTTCGTCCTCCGGTCTTCTGCTGGATGGCAATCGAAGGGCTCAGCCCGTCAATCCGATCCACATCGGGCTTTGGCAATTGTCCGAGAAATTGCCGGGCGTAGCTCGATAGGCTCTCAACATAGCGCCGCTGCCCCTCAGCATACAGCGTGTCAAACGCCATCGAACTCTTGCCCGATCCCGACACTCCGGTGAAGCAAATCAAAGCACCACGAGGCAACTGCAAGGAAACGTCCCGCAGATTGTGTTCTCGGGCGCCCCGGATCACGATGTCGGAGCTGGCCATCCCTGCAGGTTCCTTCCGGAGTATCCGATCCCTGGTGCAGCTTTCGCAGACCTTGCAATGGAAGTGAGTTTAGCGGTCGTGAGAACGCCTGTCCAGGGACCAGCTCGTCGAAAAACCAACACCCGACCCCTCTCCGCGTTGCATGCAATCACCAGGAGTCGAATTGTTTCGACACCGTCCGGCTCTCTTGGAAAGAGCGATCTAGGGTTCTTTGGCCGGAGAGATGGTTCAGGGGGGCTGGTCCTGGCGGTGCAACCCTCGACGTACCATTTCGATCGACTCCCCACTTTCAGACTCGACAATCGATGGAATTGATGAAAATCCTTGTGGCAGAAGATGATCCGGTGAGCGCAACCCTGATTGTCGGTGCGCTGCGGCGGCTTGGTCACGAGATCGAGGTCGTCCCCAATGGACTGGAGGCGGAGATGCGTCTGGTTGCGGATCGATCGATTCGGTTGGTGATCTCTGACTGGATGATGCCGGGGATTGACGGGTTAGGGCTCTGTCAACGACTCCGGAGCCGTTCGGGATCGCTCTACACATATTTTATCCTCATCACCGCGCGCTCGGGACTCGAAGCTCGGATGGCGGGCTATCGGGCTGGGGTCGACGACTTCCTGAGCAAACCCTTGAACCTTGACGAGTTGGTGGCTCGGGTCGAGATTGCCCGTCGCATTCTGGAGATGCAGGAAGAATTGGTTCGCCGCTCGGACGAACTCGAAACGCTCAAACAGGAACTGGAACTCCGCAACGAGCGGCTGGCAGACATGGCGATCACCGACGCCTTGACCGGCCTCCGAAACCGCCGACACTTTCATCGGCTGTTTGAGTCAAGTTTCACCCTCAGTCACCAATCGTCCCAACCGCTGACTGTCATCCTCCTCGATGTCGACCGATTCAAGCAGTACAACGACTCTTATGGACACCCGGCCGGCGATGAGGTCCTGATCGGAGTCGCAGACGTGCTGCGGGCGAATGTTCGAGATCGCGATCTCATTGCGCGTTATGGAGGCGAGGAGTTCGTGGTGCTGTTACCTCGGGTGAGTGCTCCGGAAGGCATTGCCCTGGCCGAGCGGCTGAGACGATCCATTGCCGATCGGGTCTGGCGATCCGCTCCGATTACGGCGAGCTTCGGAGTCGGGACGTCGGGACCATCGACCGCAACCCCGGACATGCTGCTTGATCACGCCGACCAGGCACTCTATCGCTCCAAGCAACGGGGGCGAAATTGTGTCACGCATTTCCGGGAACTCACGCCTCGCCATGATCAGTCGTCGATTGTGCAGAACACCTCAATTCGCGCTCCCTTGCCCATGAAGTTGCCTGCCACGGGCACGCATTGAACCTCCGAGCGAGCGGCCGTCCCATCGCGCGGTCATCGCCTCTCCGGGAAGAAATTCGTTCGGGGAACCCCCTCGCCCCGTGCCGGCCCGTTGCCCGGCGGGCCGGGCTCGACTAAGTTCGAGCGTCGCCACCGGCCTTGAGGCGAGCGGGGCCGGTGAGTTTCCTCCCGCTGTCTCGTGGGCAACGCAGAATCTGCTCGCCTCTCCCGGAGCCGATCCATGACGCTAATTGATCGCAAGACAAGGCCCGAGTCGTGGGCCTTTGCC includes:
- a CDS encoding AAA family ATPase, whose product is MNPTDDPSNTEVATWAARVKQEIDKVFVGQQPLVRGVLIALLAQGHVLIESVPGLGKTLLVRVLGRVLGCRFNRIQFTPDLMPSDITGTSIYEEHTGAFRFRPGPVFTQLLLADEINRSPAKTHAALLEIMQEARVTVDGQAHLLEPPFLVMATQNPIESEGTYNLPEAQLDRFLFKLVADYPSSREEADILRLHTEGRSPDSILTEQVATVTSPAEVLDMQRRCGDILADDRLIEYITAIVRRTREWPAFSIGASPRAGVAMLRGARASAALEGRDYVVPDDVVDVVLPALRHRVILTPEAEIEGRRVDDLLGELLRSVEVPRQ
- the uvrA gene encoding excinuclease ABC subunit UvrA — translated: MASSDIVIRGAREHNLRDVSLQLPRGALICFTGVSGSGKSSMAFDTLYAEGQRRYVESLSSYARQFLGQLPKPDVDRIDGLSPSIAIQQKTGGRNPRSTVGTITEIHDHLRVLFARVGRQHCPACGQLVSAQTREQIVAQILDQPSGTPITLLAPIIRGQKGEHRDLFTDLSRAGYVRARVDGRIIALSDPPALDRQVKHEIEVVIDRIKLGPSVRSRLAEAVESALKLGGETVIVAIEDQPDLVLSSRYACVPCGIGFDAPSPQLFSFNSPQGMCSSCDGLGIRHDFAADLLVPDPTLSVWEGAIAPLGPVKKLGKWKRHLFEGFASNLEADEGGPKKGTMLRSPWEELAPEYQNAWLYGTGDRVIVYRWKSRSRQWAHPGTWKGIANELLEKYQHSKGGPHRAGLEPYMRSMTCPECNGARLNSRARSVRVGDRSLPELEALDLGTLSRWFERLSGTGKAERSDEPEPLDARSLTIAEELLKEIRGRLRFLTDVGLDYLTLDRSAPTLSGGEAQRIRLASQVGAGLVGVLYILDEPSIGLHPRDNDRLIATLQRLRDIGNTVVVVEHDEDTMRAADSIIDFGPGPGIKGGEVIAQGDLATISKHPNSLTGQYLSGRKSIAVPTQRRGLSENVVRIVGARQNNLKSIDVSIPLGRFVCVTGVSGSGKSSLIGEILRETLSRDLNGAKTDPGLHDRIEGVEQLDKLIDIDQSPIGRTPRSNPATYIKLFDEIRDLYTKLPDSKTRGYKPGRFSFNVPGGRCEACQGNGSNKLEMDFLADVWVTCPVCEGKRFNRETLHCRFKGKSISDVLEMDVQEALEHFANVPKIGVMLKTLHDVGLDYLKLGQPSPTLSGGEAQRIKLARELVRKGTGKTLYVLDEPTTGLHFEDIRRLLDVLHGFVEQGNTVVVIEHNLDVIKTADWILDLGPEGGAGGGRIVAEGTPEEVAKVRDSHTGKALARVLWPDSRRSSPSTRGKSPKRSVKGRPTRELSAITIEGASQHNLKGVNVRLPRNQMTVCSGPSGSGKTSLAMDTLYAEGQRRYVESLSSYARQFLAPLQKPKVERITGLSPAISIEQKTTSKSPRSTVGTVTEIHDYLRILFARLGHMYCPACGIPVGTQTSDEIVEKILHHPEGTRVYIMAPLDRNEGEDYETLWNDLRGSGFVRVRVDGVSHNLESPPQLNRRESHSIEVVIDRAIIRRSTRSRLADAVEAALDLGRGVIHVAKVSEEIDEANWPIRRFSQHRSCDGCGRSFEELSPHHFSFNSSLGWCPSCEGLGVQLGADPAALIPDGRKSLRGGAVAVWPSFDENPMFARMIAGLADRLGIDLETPFEDLEARHRRMILFGTDATWFDVPPLEDAGGFRFQYKGLFPALEEAGRLSYLYRAKLRGMVAETSCSTCMGGRLRDDAAAVRFKEFTIDQMSNWPLSRALSFFQKLKLSADERHIAGDLIREIRDRLKFLVDVGLDYLSLARSTPTLSGGESQRIRLASQIGSGLTGVLYVLDEPTIGLHPRDNARLLQALQHLRNLGNTLVLVEHDREVIEASDHLLDFGPGSGDLGGRITAQGPPSKVRNISKSLTGRYLSGRASIPVPSNRRNPEGAALVIRNARHHNLKGIDVAFPIGVVTAVTGVSGSGKSSLVEDILMKACAQHLHRSQVVPGLHDAIEGIELIDKMIGVDQTPIGGTPNSTPATYTGVFDLIRELFAKLPESKIRGYGPGRFSFNVPGGRCEACEGAGQTRIEMHFLPDVWVPCESCGGARFTGETLAVTYRGKSISDVLTMKVDAALDLFAAVPKIRRVLQTLHDVGLGYVALGQSAPTLSGGEAQRIKLAAELARPQTGRTLYVLDEPTTGLHSDDVRKLLDVIHRLADLGNTVVIIEHHLDVIKTADWVIDLGPEAGEQGGSVVAVGPPEVIVANPITLTGKVLKPVLEAGPLTPRKVYDPVAEARKELADARRVAESIGEVEAIAPPWESDGRRWHTQDRLTRTGKPARWDGRILDFIVDRLKQLRSFDEPDWSKRTLVRVCLPNAPRMTPPFFEASTGQEWVVTLRFRVPVRQSQNLNRIQEELGLEPFESLKTPVLCDAPRVSAGFAGAGFREVVIMAHSAEELCTPAFESFIDQMAHGYLGQSVKDEWGDAKARVATLMGGSDRN
- a CDS encoding GGDEF domain-containing response regulator, with the translated sequence MKILVAEDDPVSATLIVGALRRLGHEIEVVPNGLEAEMRLVADRSIRLVISDWMMPGIDGLGLCQRLRSRSGSLYTYFILITARSGLEARMAGYRAGVDDFLSKPLNLDELVARVEIARRILEMQEELVRRSDELETLKQELELRNERLADMAITDALTGLRNRRHFHRLFESSFTLSHQSSQPLTVILLDVDRFKQYNDSYGHPAGDEVLIGVADVLRANVRDRDLIARYGGEEFVVLLPRVSAPEGIALAERLRRSIADRVWRSAPITASFGVGTSGPSTATPDMLLDHADQALYRSKQRGRNCVTHFRELTPRHDQSSIVQNTSIRAPLPMKLPATGTH